One window from the genome of Gimesia aquarii encodes:
- a CDS encoding glycoside hydrolase family protein has translation MAKIVLKACPELFHHCLLLLSIILSVSNTASAEDIVFPKVLTHFVPYQNNPIFEAEGPGHWDVKIRERGWILKEGNFYHMWFTGYDGTRAGLKMLGYAYSCDGIHWTRSPCNPIYKDHWVEDMMVIKQGNIYHMFAEGKHDIAQHLTSTDAINWKRVRPLDVRLANGSPIPKGPYGTPTVWYEDGHWYLFYERRDAGIWLARSTDLKVWTNLNEDRPVLIPGPNAYDQKMIATNQILKYQGVYYMIYHGTAAAQKPSLWTTNIAASKDLIHWVKYSGNPLTPSSANQSSGLLIPDGKRFRLYTMHNQVDLHLPQEH, from the coding sequence ATGGCTAAGATTGTTCTGAAAGCATGTCCTGAGTTATTTCATCATTGTTTGTTACTACTCTCAATTATTTTGAGTGTAAGTAATACTGCTTCGGCTGAAGATATTGTTTTTCCTAAAGTGCTCACCCATTTTGTTCCCTATCAAAACAATCCGATCTTCGAAGCAGAAGGCCCCGGACATTGGGACGTAAAAATACGTGAACGTGGTTGGATCCTCAAAGAGGGAAACTTCTATCATATGTGGTTCACAGGCTATGATGGCACCAGAGCAGGCTTGAAAATGCTAGGTTATGCCTATTCCTGTGACGGAATACACTGGACACGTTCTCCCTGCAATCCAATATACAAAGACCATTGGGTGGAAGATATGATGGTCATCAAACAGGGAAACATTTATCACATGTTTGCAGAAGGCAAGCATGATATTGCACAGCACCTCACCTCCACTGATGCGATCAACTGGAAACGAGTAAGACCATTGGATGTCCGACTCGCAAACGGCTCCCCGATTCCAAAAGGTCCTTATGGAACCCCCACAGTCTGGTATGAAGACGGACATTGGTACCTCTTTTACGAAAGACGAGATGCGGGAATCTGGCTCGCTCGCTCAACCGATTTAAAAGTCTGGACGAATCTCAATGAAGATCGTCCGGTGCTGATCCCGGGCCCCAATGCCTATGATCAGAAGATGATTGCCACAAATCAGATTCTGAAGTATCAGGGAGTTTATTATATGATTTACCATGGAACCGCTGCCGCTCAAAAGCCTTCCTTGTGGACCACAAATATTGCGGCATCAAAAGATCTCATACACTGGGTCAAGTATTCGGGAAACCCGCTAACCCCCTCTTCAGCGAATCAATCAAGTGGGCTTCTGATTCCAGATGGTAAACGTTTTCGGCTTTATACCATGCATAATCAAGTTGATTTGCATTTACCTCAGGAACACTAA
- a CDS encoding ABC transporter ATP-binding protein, which produces MSDTTALLDIQGLKTYFHTSRGVVKAVEDLTIKIEKGKTLGLVGESGSGKSVTSLSIMKLLPEAAAEIDAGSISFLGKDLVKLSDPEMRGIRGSEISMIFQEPGTSLNPVFRVGKQVMEAIMLHQQVSSVEAKQRTIALFHEVGILDPERRFSSFPHEMSGGQKQRVMIAMALSCNPELLIADEPTTALDVTIQAQILNLIRKLRDERGMSVLFITHDLGVIAEIADDVAVMFRGKLVEYKPVVDIFEKPEHPYTKGLLACRPALDTTYKRLPTVSDFMDIEESDAGDYTIREKKFDESQFLKLTSLGRKRLLHPRSELEKIEYEWNEVKDLPETQFVSDGEEPILRLDQLQVYYPIKSGILRRTVDHVKAVDGISLNIYRGQTLGLVGESGCGKTTAGKAIVGLAPVTDGKILLEGNDLAHMSRAGRKPFCRKVQIIFQDPYSSLNPRMMISTIITESMTAHNLGKSKQDRRDRAAALLEEVGLQSDYLDRYPHEFSGGQRQRISIARALAVEPEFIICDESVSALDVSVQAQVLNLLKDLQEQHNLTYIFISHDLSVVKFMSDMMAVMNAGKLIEIGPSEMIYQNPHEDYTRKLIDSVPTDNLMQIKNRVEHRKNRALKRE; this is translated from the coding sequence ATGTCAGATACAACTGCATTACTTGATATTCAGGGATTGAAAACTTACTTTCACACGAGCCGTGGCGTTGTGAAGGCTGTGGAAGATTTGACGATCAAAATTGAAAAAGGAAAAACCCTGGGTTTAGTTGGTGAATCTGGTTCAGGAAAATCAGTCACTTCTCTTTCCATTATGAAACTGCTTCCCGAAGCCGCGGCAGAAATTGATGCTGGATCAATCTCTTTCCTGGGGAAAGACCTTGTCAAGTTGTCTGATCCAGAAATGCGCGGGATTCGTGGCAGCGAAATCAGCATGATATTCCAGGAGCCAGGCACTTCTCTGAATCCTGTTTTTCGTGTGGGAAAGCAAGTGATGGAAGCCATTATGCTACATCAGCAGGTTAGTTCCGTGGAAGCAAAACAGAGAACGATTGCCCTTTTCCATGAGGTGGGGATCTTAGACCCCGAACGCAGGTTTTCAAGTTTTCCTCATGAAATGTCAGGAGGCCAGAAGCAGCGTGTGATGATCGCGATGGCCTTAAGCTGTAATCCGGAACTTTTGATTGCCGATGAACCGACCACAGCGCTTGATGTCACAATCCAGGCACAAATTCTCAATCTGATTCGAAAATTACGCGACGAGCGTGGCATGTCTGTTTTATTTATCACCCACGATTTGGGGGTGATTGCTGAAATTGCCGATGATGTCGCCGTGATGTTCCGTGGTAAATTAGTTGAGTACAAACCCGTTGTCGACATTTTTGAAAAACCCGAACATCCTTATACAAAGGGTTTGCTGGCTTGTCGGCCTGCATTAGATACAACATACAAGCGACTTCCGACCGTTTCTGATTTCATGGATATTGAAGAATCTGATGCGGGAGATTACACAATCCGTGAAAAGAAGTTTGATGAGAGTCAGTTTTTAAAACTCACTTCATTGGGGCGTAAACGATTATTACATCCCCGCTCAGAATTAGAAAAGATAGAGTATGAGTGGAATGAAGTCAAAGACCTTCCCGAGACTCAATTTGTCAGCGATGGCGAAGAACCTATCTTACGGCTGGACCAGTTACAGGTTTACTATCCGATAAAAAGTGGAATATTGAGACGAACCGTCGATCATGTCAAAGCGGTCGATGGAATCTCCTTGAATATTTATCGTGGACAAACATTGGGGCTTGTAGGGGAATCTGGTTGTGGAAAAACTACGGCTGGCAAGGCAATTGTGGGCCTCGCCCCCGTTACTGATGGAAAAATTCTATTGGAAGGAAACGACCTTGCTCATATGAGTCGTGCAGGGAGAAAACCATTTTGCCGTAAGGTGCAAATTATCTTTCAAGATCCATATAGTTCATTGAATCCGCGTATGATGATTTCGACCATTATCACTGAATCGATGACCGCTCATAATCTGGGAAAGTCAAAACAGGATCGTCGGGATCGAGCTGCTGCACTGCTGGAGGAAGTAGGATTACAGTCTGATTATCTGGATCGTTATCCCCATGAATTTTCTGGGGGACAGCGTCAGAGAATCTCAATCGCACGTGCCTTGGCGGTCGAACCAGAATTCATTATTTGTGATGAATCTGTTTCAGCTCTGGACGTCTCCGTACAGGCACAAGTACTGAATTTGCTCAAAGATTTACAGGAACAACACAACCTGACTTATATTTTCATCAGCCATGATTTGAGTGTCGTCAAGTTTATGTCTGATATGATGGCAGTCATGAATGCGGGAAAACTGATCGAAATCGGGCCTTCCGAAATGATTTATCAGAATCCTCATGAAGACTATACAAGAAAGTTGATTGATTCGGTTCCCACGGATAATCTGATGCAAATCAAGAATCGTGTTGAACATAGGAAAAATCGAGCATTGAAGCGTGAATGA
- a CDS encoding CAP domain-containing protein: protein MTIKSSWRVVLASLLCLLLIQPVSAEETKKKGEHDWLIKHPTIQKLLKLHNKERARHGLPALTLNTKMCLKAQEHATWMAETGYYQHSNLPWPEIIFQGPTSAEAAVNGWIASPAHHSIMLTGTQAGFGYMVINGQYYWVGVFQ from the coding sequence ATGACAATAAAATCATCATGGAGAGTTGTTTTAGCAAGTCTGTTGTGTCTACTGCTTATTCAACCAGTTTCTGCAGAAGAAACTAAAAAGAAGGGGGAACATGATTGGTTGATCAAACACCCTACAATTCAGAAACTCTTAAAACTGCACAATAAAGAACGAGCTCGACATGGGCTGCCTGCATTGACCCTGAACACAAAGATGTGTCTCAAAGCTCAAGAACACGCCACTTGGATGGCAGAAACTGGTTACTATCAACACAGTAATCTACCTTGGCCGGAAATCATTTTCCAGGGGCCCACATCAGCAGAAGCTGCTGTCAATGGGTGGATTGCCTCACCGGCTCATCACTCGATTATGCTAACTGGAACTCAAGCTGGTTTCGGCTACATGGTCATTAATGGCCAATATTATTGGGTAGGGGTCTTTCAATAA
- a CDS encoding peptide-binding protein — MYLVSRLNLLLLTLSFTIFLTGCPGPSTEKTEEAVSKSDTDSNSNSDEKNSEEPPEVLLEPFDAPTLAELDAKAKWEKQPVLDSLELLRERQSKEKPLVSVSEALKLKNTNQEINEKILSALGRLPESVEDVDWGATINRHVLADLKSTNPIMGSSSVEFEVSSLTGFGLFSFDWNFIPFAVSDTVVSWDTSEDKLYDKVVLRDDLTWSDGVPITAHDIVFTFKTIMNPKVPVPAVRSGTDQIRWIQAYDDQTLVFFHKESLPTNVWNLNFPIIPKHIYEKELETDPTLQDSEYHVKYENNPVTGGPYEYEKRVRGQEILLRRRESWYMHDGKEVRTRSYFERVRLRIIQDPNTALLALKKGEIDEMALNPELWKTQTKGEDFYKNCTKANGLEWVYFYFGWNTKTLFFQDKKVRQAMAYAFDHDEMLNELCYGLYQPCTGIYHETAWMSPKPMTKPYKQDLDKAEDLLDEAGWIDHDGDGIRDKKFDGKVIPFRFSIMTSNRPLSLSICTLLKENLEQIGIICDVKPTEFTVMQEKSRKHQFQAMFAGWGTGTDPDTSINLWKTGAGRNYGEYSNPEIDKLFEEGRREFDKDKRAKIYGKIHKILYEDQPYTWLYFRNSFYGFNKDLRGYVFSPRGPYGYGPGFSSLWKPVPK, encoded by the coding sequence ATGTATCTAGTTTCCCGCCTGAATCTGCTACTGTTGACTCTCTCATTCACAATCTTTCTCACAGGATGCCCCGGCCCTTCCACGGAGAAGACCGAAGAAGCGGTTTCAAAATCGGATACCGATTCAAATTCGAATTCTGATGAAAAAAATTCAGAAGAACCTCCTGAAGTGTTATTGGAGCCATTCGATGCTCCTACTCTTGCTGAGCTGGACGCAAAAGCGAAATGGGAGAAACAGCCTGTACTAGATAGTTTGGAACTGTTACGCGAACGTCAGAGTAAAGAAAAACCACTGGTTAGTGTTTCTGAGGCTCTTAAGCTCAAAAATACCAATCAGGAAATCAATGAAAAAATCTTGAGCGCGTTAGGCAGACTTCCCGAAAGTGTGGAAGACGTCGATTGGGGGGCAACCATCAATCGTCATGTCTTGGCGGACCTCAAAAGTACCAATCCAATTATGGGTAGCTCTTCGGTTGAATTTGAAGTCTCTTCTCTGACCGGTTTTGGCTTATTTAGTTTCGACTGGAACTTCATTCCATTTGCTGTCTCAGACACAGTTGTTTCGTGGGATACCAGTGAAGATAAACTATACGACAAAGTCGTGCTGCGAGATGATCTCACCTGGTCAGATGGCGTACCAATTACCGCTCATGATATTGTGTTTACTTTTAAGACCATCATGAATCCCAAAGTCCCTGTTCCAGCTGTGCGATCTGGAACGGACCAGATTCGTTGGATTCAAGCCTACGATGATCAAACTCTGGTTTTCTTTCACAAAGAATCCCTGCCAACAAACGTATGGAATCTTAATTTCCCCATTATTCCCAAGCATATTTACGAGAAAGAATTGGAAACCGATCCGACTCTTCAGGATAGTGAATATCATGTGAAATATGAAAACAATCCTGTTACCGGTGGACCTTATGAATATGAGAAAAGAGTGCGCGGCCAGGAAATATTGCTGCGCCGTCGAGAGAGCTGGTATATGCATGATGGGAAAGAGGTCCGCACTCGTTCTTATTTTGAGCGAGTGCGCTTGCGAATTATTCAAGACCCGAACACGGCGCTATTGGCCTTGAAAAAAGGGGAAATTGATGAAATGGCATTGAATCCCGAGCTTTGGAAAACCCAAACCAAAGGCGAGGATTTTTATAAGAATTGTACAAAGGCAAATGGTCTGGAGTGGGTCTATTTTTACTTCGGTTGGAACACAAAGACGTTATTCTTTCAAGACAAAAAAGTACGACAGGCAATGGCTTATGCCTTCGATCATGATGAAATGTTAAATGAACTCTGTTATGGCCTCTATCAACCATGCACCGGGATTTATCACGAAACGGCCTGGATGTCACCAAAGCCAATGACAAAACCGTACAAACAAGATTTGGATAAAGCAGAAGACCTACTCGATGAAGCGGGCTGGATCGACCACGACGGTGATGGAATTCGTGACAAAAAATTTGATGGAAAAGTAATTCCGTTTCGTTTTTCTATTATGACTTCCAACAGACCTTTATCACTTTCGATCTGTACGTTGCTCAAAGAAAACTTGGAGCAAATTGGTATCATTTGTGATGTGAAACCGACTGAGTTTACTGTGATGCAGGAAAAATCTCGTAAGCATCAATTTCAGGCGATGTTTGCCGGGTGGGGAACAGGCACGGATCCCGACACTTCCATCAACTTATGGAAAACAGGGGCAGGCAGAAACTACGGAGAATACTCAAATCCAGAAATCGACAAACTCTTTGAAGAAGGGCGTCGAGAATTCGATAAAGACAAACGAGCGAAGATTTACGGAAAGATTCATAAAATCCTCTACGAAGATCAGCCTTATACATGGCTCTATTTTCGAAATTCCTTCTATGGATTCAATAAGGATTTGCGAGGGTATGTATTCAGTCCACGCGGTCCCTATGGATATGGCCCTGGCTTCAGCAGCCTGTGGAAGCCCGTCCCAAAATAG